Genomic segment of Syngnathus acus chromosome 10, fSynAcu1.2, whole genome shotgun sequence:
GTTTTAATCTTAGTCTGTATCTATTTTTTCATTATCACTCTTAATACCTCTGAGTCCATACAGTCAGTAATCAGCATGCTTTTGTCATTCTTAGAACGCCGCCACGGCACAGATACGATACATTCCTTGCAATATTCCATGGTACTGCCTGTAATTACTGAAATATTTGCGACCTATTAGCCATGTCAATGTTTTCACTATATTTGTTAGAAAGGTGAATATTCATGTTGCATACAAATACTATTTGATAACCATATCTTATCTgaagaaacaaacatgttagaaaatgtttaaaatgcaCGGTGAAATGCAGAATGATTTTCTATGCActgttttgatattttataaTAATCGGTAGTTCTAGTTAAAGAAGCTAATGAGAACACTATGAAATATTGTTGTCCTTTTGAATGATTTTCacattatgtgtgtgtatatgccTTCATTCATAGTTCTGTGCCAGATTTGCACTTTATGTGGGAAATGTATATGTACTATATTCATGATCAAggtacatttgaaatgttcattCTGTTAAAAGAAGTTTAACCTGTATATCCTCGCTGGCATGTGGTAATGTTTAAGAAACTAGCCTGCATGTGCCCATCGCATTTATGACAATGAACACCACAATGGAAAACTAACAAAATGGCAAACCATATAGAAAGAAATTCATGGACAAATGTATTGAGACATGCGTCTTGGTTTTACACCTACATCTTGAATTTTCAGTAAAccaaaattgacaaaaacataGCTCATAAAGCCTGCTTGGATCAAACTGGTGTGGAAGATTTTAACTTCCTGTATTGTACATAAACAGTGAAGAAGGCAAGAATACAAATATTGATataaaaaaggggggaaaaaaacaatatatagaCAGGCGAAAGAGATTTAGTCTCCGCCTGCCAGTGAGGATGTGCGGTTGTTACACCGAggagaagaataaaaacagcGTATCACTGCCTTtgcacaaaaagaaacaaaccagtgcctttgttttgtacagtctattcactgtacatattATTGCTCATTATAAAGGGCTACTGTGCGCTAACGTCCGGTTCCCACCACTTTGTCCACCGTGTCCAACAACCACAAGCTATGCTACCAAAGGTCTATGTAACATGACAATAAATGTGTCAGCATACACTCTCTCAGTTCATGCATCCAATTCATTTTCTGTGCTTTTCCTGTTTAACGTCTCACTTCCCGCAGCTGGATAAGCCCGCAGGCGGCCGTGGTTGTGCAGAAAAGGAAGCGCTTTGTCGCACCTCCTCATCTCGGGAGAATTTGGCCTTGATTTGGCACATTGGAGCTGGCTCATTAATTAGTTATGCATAATGTGCGGCACGGCCTCCCTCcattaaacacaaacacacacagtcccCTCCACCATCCACTTGACTGCCTCAAACATTTCATGTTTGCTGAGTGACATGAGTGGTGGAGACAGTGTGAAGAAGGCAGGAGGAGACTCGGGTCTGCTCCTGATGTTCAAACGGGGACACTAGCATTTTCGGCATCTCCTCTGCCAGGCTGAACACAATCTCCGGTGAGTACTTTTCCTGTTTGATGTTACAATAGGTTTTCATTTCAACCTTTAGTTTGATCATCTTTAACAAATCACAAAGGGAAAAACTGCAGAAGTTTGTTCATGTCTATTGCTATCATTTGCTCAATGCCATACGTAAACCACATTGCATGACACTTTTTTCCTGTGTCTTATGTACATCGCAAAGCTTGATATGCTGAAACGACACAGTTCTACAGCCTCAAAATGATCCACGTATAGCCTATTTGGAATACCACACTGAACCCCCCTCCTGTTAGGTTCAAACTAGAAGAATTATGAAAACACACCGTAATGGCTCTATTTGTGCTGTTTACGTCTTTTCATTATATGTGTTTATTTAAACTGACTGACTGGGATGCAAAAACATCACGGTACTTAAATTTGAGTATTCGCCAATACCGACGACCAAATTTTGATCATGCGGTCACATCTCGCGATTGTGAAGACTACTATTCAAActattttaatcaaatatttttcaaaatcacaGACTTGTTTTGAAGGGTTATATTTGAGGTTCAGTTCAGGGTGTAATCTGCGTACCGCCTGctaggataggctccagcacgcctgtgacccttgtgaggataagcagttCGGATGATAAATGagtgaatgaataataataataataaaaataatatgcaAATATATGGCTGGCGGTTCTGGTTCCAGCACCCACcgtgaccctgaacaggacAAGCGGTGTTGAAAATAAGTACCGCAGTTTTTCGGACTGTGAGCCGCTACTTCTTGCACAAGCTGTgaaaccctgcggcttatagtccagtgcggcctatctatggatttttttaatgatttttatAATATTGAATATTTCTACACATTCTCTTATGTAtagaaattaaacattaaaacacctgtgtcttatagtccagtgtgtcttatatatgaacaaaacacgATTTATCCCTAATTTTATCTGATGCGGCTTATATTTGGATGcagtttatagtccagaaattacgataatatatataaattaaaagttatgttctgatcatttttagGTATGCCAATACCATACTATATCTCTGTACCATACAGGTATACATCCTAAAATGAACCATCATTCAATCATGCAATGGGTCACGTTGTCCCATGAGCATTTTTGGAATACCAAAGAAAGAAACGTAACAGGAAGGTTAGGGCACCAGACATCCTCAATAGTTAGGTTGCATGTTGCATTAACTTAGGATCACCTTATACAACATCTGATCTAAATCAAACCAGTAAATGTATTAATTCACTCTCCCTAATCGCTAGGAAGATTGTTGTGTGCAGTTGTTGGTCCCTTTTGAAAATCAAACACAAGCTGTGTAATGCGGTCAGAAAAGAGAAGTTAATGAGAATGACTCAAAGAGCTGCTTGTGATGTGTTTTCGTCTGTCGTGCTCGCTGCAGATTTCAAAAGGGTGTTGTGTTGTACCCACACACATCAACACTCAATCGCTGCTTTGGCGTCGATTCAGGATGCAGTCTCTCCTCAGTTTGCAGTCTCTCCTCAGTCTGCTGCTGGGATTTGTGATCTTCGTCGCCTCAGGTAAGGCAGGAAATCAAACAACTCAAAAGGTGTTTTACTTTGAaacacctttaaaaaaaatatacaccattttttaaatctatttaTATCATTTTTTCTGACACTTACTCATGGTTGTTTCTGATGCTGTCCAATTAAGATGACTGTCATTTAGTAGCATAATGAATTTTTCAAGGGGTTTCTCTTGTGATTAACTAGCACCCTTTTGGGGGGCTCTTAAAAGAACGTATATAGGATTCAGCTGCTTGACCTCTAATTGCAATTTCATGTTTTACCATCCCCACACAAATGGctcttttgtgttgtgttaatTCTGAGTGACTGAATTGGTTTCACTTTGCGGTGGATTACTGTATAACATTGATGGGGGGCCGGGGTTGGGGGTGGTAACGGAAGTTTCAATGAACAGCGTGCATGGGTGGGAAAGGCCCACAGGAAGAGTTAAGGCATAAATACTTATTGGTGTGTCCCTAACATCCATTGCTGGGAATGAGCCAAAGGGAAAATGTAGATTCTCAATTTTGATTTCAAGACTTAGAACACACCATAATTGAAACTTGTATAACCCTGACTGAAAGTGTACTCTCTACATCATGTGAGGGAGTTGAAAGGTCACTAGATTTTCACTTGGAAGAAGACATGATCTCAACTTTAAGGGCCCTCAGCCCAAAATCAGAACGTCACTCTTGCAGTAGATTCCAGTGAACAAATGACGGTATTATCCCAAATAGACTCATCTGCTCTTCTGCTTAAATACTAGCTACTGACTTCATTTGAATGCACTTGTTAAGGCCAGGACTGGAATGAATGAAACTTTAGTACATGAGGCAACATGAGGCAGTGACTGTtgaacaaacaatatttgacagttGTTCACAGTGTGATCATGTGACGGCTGAAGCACGCAGCTTATTATGTACTAACTCAGTCACCTATTTCAACAGTGCActttacaaaatgtattttgcccCTCAAAGACAAATGTTTCATTCTGAGATAACACAAGAATGTGTTTAAAGCTAAATAGTCACAAGAAATgcgacttgttttttttttttggacatgaGCCGTTACTCAGTcaactctttttttgtcttgagttgataaacaaaataatatggCAAGCAGTTAAGTCAAAATCTCATTGGAAAGTTAGGCAACTATATCATCATGGATCTTCTTCCCTAGCGGAGTGGAGGCGTCCAGTGATCAGGCTCAACTCAAAAGTGGTGTCAGGTCCTGAGGTGGTGGTCAAATCAGGCACCCCACTGGATCTAAGATGCGAAGGTGATGCACCTGTGAACTTGCAACCCAGGCTGGCCAAACACAAACGTTACATGTCCAAGGGGAGAGGAAATGTCTCCATTTTAAAGGTGGAGCGTCCCTCGGCTGAATTCACTGGGACCTACAGGTGTTCTTACAAAGGCGGGACCCAGCATCGTAATGTGACCTCATCAGTGCATGTGTTTGTAAAAGGTGAGCTCCGGCCATTTGCCTCACCACTCTACCTAGGTCAGTGTTGGTTATTGTTTCCAATCCTTTGCTCTCCCTAAACCAGATCCCAGCCGTGTCTTCTGGACCAGCAGCACCTTGCTGAGGGTTGTTAAAAAAGAGGGTGAGGTTTACTTGCTACGCTGCCTTCTGACTGATCCAAGTGCCACAGACATGAGTCTCCGCATGGACAACGGCACCAGCGTTCCCCCTGGGATGAACTTCACAGTATACCGCCACCGTGGTATTCTCATCCACAGCCTCCACCCCAGCTTCAACGCTGACTACGTATGCACAGCCAAGGTCAACGGAGTAGAGCGCACCTCCAAAGCCTTCTCCATTAACGTCATTCAGAGTGAGACCACTGCAGACCTCAACACTGTGGTGATAAGTGCAACTTTGTTTGATCTAATTGTAAAACTGCATCTCCAGAGCTCCGCTTCCCTCCGTATGTGTTTTTGGAGAAGGATGAATACATACGAATTGTTGGGGAGGAACTCAAGATCTGTTGTACTACACACAATCCTAACTTCAACTACAATGTCACCTGGATGTACACCACCAAATCAGTTAGTATGACCCATGGGAGGGATTTCTCTCGTATTTACAAAAATCATGACCTCTGCTTTATCTTGTTGTTGTCTTCAGAAACCCACCATAGAAGAGAAGGTTCACTCCAGTGGAGAAAACCGTCTGGACATACAAAGCATTCTAACCATCCCTGCCGTGGACCTTGCAGACACGAGCAACATTTCCTGCATGGGCACTAATGAAGCAGGGGTGAACAGTTCGACGACATACTTGCTGGTTGTAGGTAAGAAAAGTCACTCCTGGCATGATTCGGGCAAAAGGATGCATCCAGGGCCTAATTCTCTGGAGTCACGTACGCAGAAAAGCCATACATCCGACTGTTGCCCCAGCTCTCCCCAAAGCTGGCCCACAAGGGTCTTGCAATTGAAGTGAATGAGGGAGAAGATCTGGAGCTCACGGTGCTCATTGAGGCGTACCCTCATATTGTGGAACACAGCTGGCAAACGCCAACATCTTCCAGTGCGTCCACACAGGAAAACAAGCTCATTCGGTATAACAACAGGTAAGAATTTAATCtaatattttacaaatacaTTGGGTAGAGGAGAAGCACTATGAGCAATAGGACCTGAGTACCGTTACAGTAATTTATTATTGTACTTAAAGTCCCTTGTTCTCTGAATTTAACACACCTCAGAGAGGGTGTACTGTATAAAAATGTAGCTGAGTGAAAAATCAATTCAATGTCTTTGCTTTCAAACACTTGCTTTGTGCGGCAACGGCAGGCTGAAAAATCAATGCTACTTTGTCTACCAACTTGTCTTATGTCTACAAAGCCATGAAATACAGTGGCAGGAATACAATACGGTATATCGCACCTGGTTGTTGCGGGGGACTTCCATGACAAGAGGAGCTAGCTTTTTGCTGgtggattatttatttatttatttatttatttattttttttatttatacatgtTCCTATATAACAGGTGAAATAGTACATAtccagtctttctttcttttacacATGCACTTCACTTTGAGTTCAGAGAGTGGATACTTTAGCCACCCCCAGGTCATGAGACTGCTGCAACAAGGAAGTTCTCTACGGTATACTGATGTTGAAGTGCACAAGTTCCGAAGTAGTCGAAATTAAATTCCTCTTCCTTTTTCCCTATCAGATACCACGCTACATTGCAACTAAAGAGAATGAATGCACAGGAGCAAGGCCAGTACACCTTCAATGCTAGGAGCGACTTGGCCAACGCCTCCATCACATTCCAAGTTCAGATGTATCGTAAGTGATGTGCATCTTTTCTTAATCTCCCTGGCCCCGATTTTGTGCTTTATGTTGATTGCCAGTGTTTTCTTCTCAATGGCAGAGAGACCGGTCGCCATGGTGAGATGGGAAAATGTGACCACTCTGACGTGCACGTCCTTTGGTTATCCCGCCCCGAGAATCGTCTGGTACCAATGTTTTGGAATACGCCCAACGTGAGTTTTCTTGCCGAATGAAAAATTAAGCATTCTTATTTAAATGAGTGACACAAAAAGTATTCTTTACTTTACTGTGCAACATCCGTTTTATTTAGCTTAATAGTTTGTAGTACTATGAACAGAGTCCTGGGTACTTTTACTCCTAAATACGTGAACTTGGTAAAAAGGCGATTCATCCATCCTTTcactgtaccgcttgtccccacgggggtcatgATAggtcccagcagtcatcgggcagtaggcggggcacatcctgaactggttgccaaccaatcgcagggcacacaaagacaaacaaccattcgcgcTCACACCTCAAGGGCAATTTGAAGTGGCCCTACTATAcatgtctttggaatgtgggaggaaactagAGTACtcagaggaaacccacgcaggcacagggagaacatgcataTCCCACATTGGAAGGCAAGAGCCAGAATCAAACCCcgcacctctgaactgtgaggcgtcGTGCGAACCAGTCCAGTCTGGATCCACTGTTTTTAGAGACTATTCTTCCATAAATCTCTAACATTTGCGCACAATCGCACACATTCTCGGTATGACTACGCCACCACTACCTAATTGGACAACACCACAGATGTAATATCCAATGACACAACAAAAGAGAGAGTAATTCTTGTACAGTTATAGAAAACTTGATTCGCACAAATGAACTTTTATCATTTAAAATACCAAGACGTAATAGTGTCGCTACACGTTTTGACTATATTGCATATTGAATAATATCTATTTTAGCAACATCTTAACACATTTTAACGATGTTGCATATTCAATGATATCTATTTTAGTAACTATAATTATTATACATTTCTATTAGTTTTCTATAATGGAAAGGTTTGATATAGGTTAATGATACAGATACCACGTACTATGGGCAAATATGTGGTTGTAATGAACAGCACAAGCTAATCTGAAAGGATGGACTTTGGACATTACAGTAACAATTGAGTTTTACTgtggacaaaaagaaaagaaaagaaagaaaaggaaagaaaagaaaagaaaaaaggttggaAGAATGCTGGTCTCTGACTACTGTTGAAGTGCCAGATGAAAACTCATACATCTGAAGTGTTTCTTCTGTTCAGGGTCACATGAGGGATGGAGCTTATCCCAGTAGGCTCAGTTAGGAATTGAGCAGGAATTGATTCCATGCCAGAAGAAAACCGATTATGTGACCATTTACAGGAACCACTCAAGTGTCTCCGTTGTAATTTTTCTGgtatcaggaaaaaaatgacgcCAGTTCTCAACTACACTTCTCTCCATTACAGAGCGTTTTGTTCATAATTCCGCGAACTACTGTTGTATTCTAAATGTAGACCTGTTTGCATTGAGCCAGGTGCAACGAAAACAATACCGGGCTGCAGATGGCCACCCTCCTACAAGCTCAAACAGTGGAGCTTCAGAGAGAGGAGTACGGGGCGGTGGCGGTGGAGAGTGTTCTGACCGTGGGACCATCCAGCCGAAGGATGACAGTCGAGTGTGTGGCCTTTAACCTCGTTGGAGTCAGCAGCGACACATTTGCCATGGATGTTTCTGGTGCATATCCAATCAGAAGTGTCGTTTTGagcttgtgattttttttttttttttttgctgagtcaCAGGGTCGTGACTTAAACCACATTTGATGTTCTgcatgaaaatgtttgtttttctcacagTCAGCTGCTTACTTTGGTGCTTAATGTTATCTACAACACTAATGACCCATTCTCATAGCTAATGCAAATTTAAGCACATTTTCTACAGTTACATATTCAAAGAAATGGCTTTTGTAACACATTGAACACACCACGACTAATTGATCTTTCTCTGGTTATGTAGACAAACTTTTCACCTCCACCTTGACCGGATCAGCAGGCATTCTGTCCATCCTCCTTCTGCTTCTGGTTTTTCTGTTTTACAAATATAAGCAGGTAAAGCTCAAATGACAGTGTGGTGGCTGTTTAAAGACAAACTTGACTTGCTTTGAATTTACTCTCTCCCTTCTTCCCTTGATTAGAAACCCAGGTATGAGATCCGTTGGAAGATCATTGAGGCAAGAGATGGAAACAACTACACATTTATTGACCCCACACAACTGCCCTACAATGATAAATGGGAGTTCCCACGGGACAAACTGAAGTTAGGTTAGTAGCATGTTTTATATGAAATAGCTACACCTGCAGACTATAATGAGATACAAAACCAgaactgtattaaaaaatCTGTCTTGACCAAGATAGTAATGACCAAGTTTAATTTTCACTCTCATTCAAACTTTCAGTcatgaataaaatgatgaaagtTGTTTCACAAAGTCAGGTACAACTTTGCAGGAAAGATTTTGGGTGCCGGAGCTTTTGGAAAAGTTTTGGAGGCGACAGCCATCGGTCTGGGAGAGCAAGACAATGTGATGCGTGTGGCTGTGAAAATGTTAAAAGGTTTGGCCGTGAATTGTTGTCACAGAAAATGTGCTCGACATAATACTTATTTGCACGCGATGGAGTCAGTGAGGGCAGATTGATGCCAATATGTTGTGTTACTCTTTAAAGCCAGCGCTCATTCTGACGAGAGTGAAGCTCTGATGTCAGAGCTGAAGATCCTGAGTCACTTGGGACATCACAAGAACATTGTCAATCTACTGGGGGCCTGCACCTATGGAGGTAACATGATTTCCAAGCCTACTGTGAGCAGATCCAGTATGTGTTTTAGCTGCAATGGTCTTACTGTGGCATGGTTCCTCTTCAGGACCCGTGCTTGTAATCACAGAGTACTGCAGCCTCGGGGACCTATTGAACTTCCTCCGCCAGAAGGCTGAAACTTTCATGAGCTTTGTAATCAACCAAACGGAGAACGCTAACGACTATAAAAACATCTGCAATCAGAAAAGTTTTATAAGAAGGTAAGCCACCAAGAACATTGGCAACGGCTTTTTGGGGTTTGAATCCCAGGCCCAGCCTTCCTCTGTGTACTTTGCATTTTCTCCCTGTGCTTGCGTGTATTTCCCCCCTGGAATTTCTGGATTTACTTCTCCATTCCAAATATGCACGTGTTGTGCTTGTTGACATAATTCCCCAATGGCACTAAGTGCTGTGTGTTGTTCATGATGGGATAGTTCGTACAATTCTGTTTAATTTGCTGTTTTCCCAAAGTGATCTTCAGTCGTCTTTTGCAACACACTTTGGTGACCTCTACATCTGTTTGTAGGTGTAATTGAATGTATCAAACATGGCAGATAATGTTATTCTCAAGATGACAGAGTTTTCTAAGGCTGCGTGGTTTGCAGAGACAGAGGCTCAATCTGCTTAACTCTTGGGATGACTGATGACGACAAACGCTACCACCACATCGTTTTAGGACTAGGGCAAAAGCGGTTGTTTTCATCACATGGCCTCTTGCCTTGTTAAAGTATGCGGCGTTCTCGGCTCAGCTCCTCAAGCCCTTCGAGCTGTCACGGTCAGAGCGTGCTAGACAGCGTTTTGCTCCCAAGGGCTGGGTGACACTAGCCTGGCAAGCCAAACCCAATGCTGCACCAGCGATTGGTCTGGTGAGAGAGCCGTTCATCGCGGCACAGCTAATGTACCGATTTGTTTACTTGTGTTACGTATCCTTCATGCATAACATCAAATCCATCCTGACA
This window contains:
- the csf1ra gene encoding macrophage colony-stimulating factor 1 receptor, translated to MQSLLSLQSLLSLLLGFVIFVASAEWRRPVIRLNSKVVSGPEVVVKSGTPLDLRCEGDAPVNLQPRLAKHKRYMSKGRGNVSILKVERPSAEFTGTYRCSYKGGTQHRNVTSSVHVFVKDPSRVFWTSSTLLRVVKKEGEVYLLRCLLTDPSATDMSLRMDNGTSVPPGMNFTVYRHRGILIHSLHPSFNADYVCTAKVNGVERTSKAFSINVIQKLRFPPYVFLEKDEYIRIVGEELKICCTTHNPNFNYNVTWMYTTKSKPTIEEKVHSSGENRLDIQSILTIPAVDLADTSNISCMGTNEAGVNSSTTYLLVVEKPYIRLLPQLSPKLAHKGLAIEVNEGEDLELTVLIEAYPHIVEHSWQTPTSSSASTQENKLIRYNNRYHATLQLKRMNAQEQGQYTFNARSDLANASITFQVQMYQRPVAMVRWENVTTLTCTSFGYPAPRIVWYQCFGIRPTCNENNTGLQMATLLQAQTVELQREEYGAVAVESVLTVGPSSRRMTVECVAFNLVGVSSDTFAMDVSDKLFTSTLTGSAGILSILLLLLVFLFYKYKQKPRYEIRWKIIEARDGNNYTFIDPTQLPYNDKWEFPRDKLKLGKILGAGAFGKVLEATAIGLGEQDNVMRVAVKMLKASAHSDESEALMSELKILSHLGHHKNIVNLLGACTYGGPVLVITEYCSLGDLLNFLRQKAETFMSFVINQTENANDYKNICNQKSFIRSDSGISSESSSSYLEMRPCQLPNSKPLQNAACEENGEWPLDLDDMLRFSYQVAQGLDFLAAKNCIHRDVAARNVLLTDHRVAKICDFGLARDIMNDSNYVVKGNARLPVKWMAPESIFDCVYTVQSDVWSYGILLWEIFSLGKSPYPSMAVDSRFYKMVKRGYQMSQPDFAPPEIYDIMKMCWNLEPTKRPTFSKISQMIQRQLVEQAEQEQLIYQNVNQQEQRQQQQQPEPRQQVTEAELSEECDPPKCCDGPCEQSCDPEEEERPLMKTNNYQFC